In Candidatus Epulonipiscium viviparus, one DNA window encodes the following:
- the gatB gene encoding PTS galactitol transporter subunit IIB: MKIKVIVACGGAVATSTVAANKVVELGKKNGIDIDICQVRISEIESNLSGAKLIVTTSNVKRDYGIPLVKGMPFISGIGIEKTEKIILDILQN, translated from the coding sequence ATGAAAATTAAAGTAATCGTAGCTTGTGGAGGCGCCGTGGCAACATCGACAGTGGCAGCAAATAAAGTAGTGGAATTAGGAAAAAAAAATGGCATAGATATTGATATTTGCCAGGTTCGAATTTCAGAAATTGAATCAAATTTATCTGGTGCAAAACTGATTGTAACCACTTCGAATGTCAAAAGAGATTATGGAATCCCATTGGTTAAAGGTATGCCGTTTATTTCGGGAATTGGTATTGAAAAAACTGAGAAAATTATTTTGGATATACTACAAAACTAA
- a CDS encoding biotin--[acetyl-CoA-carboxylase] ligase produces MTKNDLIKILSNNQEQYLSGEFLAHQLGVSRTAIWKYINSLKNDGYTIDAIRNKGYRLDPQNDILNSEIISQYLLEPSMFNIECYDVVSSTNLLLKQRYAEPEGLVIIANAQEAGMGRVGRTFFSPKNSGIYFSVLLKPNDSNTVNFVTAMAGVAVCKAITKIFNLSPKIKWVNDIYLNNKKICGILTQSSFSLENNTSEYVILGIGINVYSPPEGFPSELENIAGSIISSRQSPCEKKYKLKQHLPAIWLVLFLFSIFSIFSIKTSFYLPIQFLLRLPQCCCQLSPLPPHRRSQSPSL; encoded by the coding sequence ATGACAAAAAATGATCTAATTAAAATATTAAGCAATAACCAAGAACAGTATCTATCTGGCGAATTTCTTGCTCATCAATTAGGTGTATCTCGAACTGCAATTTGGAAATATATTAATTCTCTCAAAAATGATGGCTACACGATCGATGCCATACGAAACAAAGGCTATCGACTTGACCCACAAAACGATATTCTAAATAGCGAAATTATATCGCAATATCTTTTGGAGCCCTCAATGTTTAATATCGAATGCTATGATGTAGTTTCCTCTACCAACCTACTTTTAAAGCAGCGCTACGCTGAACCCGAAGGGCTCGTTATCATTGCAAATGCTCAAGAAGCCGGAATGGGCAGAGTTGGTAGAACTTTCTTCTCTCCAAAAAACTCTGGCATATATTTTAGTGTACTTCTAAAACCAAACGATAGCAATACAGTCAACTTTGTAACCGCAATGGCTGGAGTGGCCGTCTGTAAAGCAATTACCAAAATTTTTAATCTTTCTCCCAAAATCAAATGGGTCAATGATATCTACTTAAACAACAAAAAAATATGTGGCATTCTAACTCAAAGCTCTTTTAGTCTCGAAAATAATACCTCCGAATATGTGATTTTAGGAATCGGCATCAATGTGTATTCCCCACCAGAGGGCTTTCCAAGTGAATTGGAAAATATTGCAGGAAGCATTATATCCAGCAGGCAATCACCGTGCGAGAAAAAGTATAAACTAAAACAGCACCTTCCAGCAATATGGTTGGTGCTATTTCTATTCTCAATATTTTCAATATTCTCTATCAAAACTTCATTTTATTTACCAATCCAATTCCTATTGCGTCTCCCACAATGCTGCTGTCAATTATCTCCTTTACCACCGCATCGTAGATCTCAATCGCCATCTCTATAG
- a CDS encoding BglG family transcription antiterminator: MNKRIVKIMQILAKKNMTLDMLAEKYGVTTRTIRNDINIINELLYKYELNTLELKNGGIIVVATDFAKILKCIDKDFYVYRLSKTERVLMAIALIVDIREYITLATVAEILCVSRATIINDLIDIKKVAISYGITINSYRHKGLIADGTEFDKRWFLVKVNSSYSFMNSFISSDVIKKMIAEILYEIEHTHKKFLMERAQSSIYQYLCVMLKRNLRGYYIEEKVEAVQEYIVLAEDIIRGILQYNEVEYKIGEVYYLSVLLSKCRYMENQTFNVDSVKIQIIARKFISKISEVLDINLNNDYNFFNNLSAHLEYMLMSELIPYADNTAIAEVIEENVAVLEAVKECLDVFENYSDRILLNTEIDYITIHVCTAIEQNNNKMEKLEKEINLNEVLVIISTIIERYSVSKAEIVMPEIEKELTQYFGKTSPRLQELLSADHIRVDIVCRDWKDAIWKSAEILLNKKYIDEKYIYAMINNIEKNGPYIVIAPGFALPHESIDKGTFKVGMSLIRLAEGVNFGAEELDPVKFVCCLSAIDSITHLKAFFNLINLLTLKEFRDDLSIAGSATEIFDIIKRYENNIKY; this comes from the coding sequence ATGAATAAGCGTATCGTAAAAATAATGCAAATATTAGCAAAGAAGAATATGACATTAGATATGTTGGCAGAAAAATATGGTGTAACTACCAGAACAATACGCAATGATATTAATATTATAAATGAGTTATTGTATAAATATGAGTTAAATACTTTGGAGCTAAAAAATGGAGGTATTATAGTAGTTGCGACGGACTTTGCAAAAATATTAAAATGTATAGATAAAGATTTTTATGTATACAGATTATCGAAGACCGAAAGAGTTTTGATGGCTATTGCTTTGATTGTAGATATTAGAGAATATATAACCTTGGCAACTGTGGCAGAAATTTTATGTGTTAGTAGAGCAACAATTATAAATGATTTGATCGATATAAAAAAAGTAGCTATCTCATATGGCATTACTATTAATTCATATCGCCATAAAGGTCTAATAGCAGATGGTACTGAATTTGATAAACGATGGTTTTTGGTGAAAGTAAATAGCAGCTATAGTTTTATGAATAGCTTTATTTCGTCTGATGTAATTAAAAAGATGATAGCAGAAATTTTATATGAAATAGAACATACGCATAAAAAATTTTTGATGGAAAGAGCTCAAAGTAGTATTTATCAATATTTATGCGTGATGTTGAAACGAAATTTGAGAGGATATTATATAGAAGAAAAAGTGGAAGCGGTTCAAGAATATATAGTATTGGCAGAGGATATTATTCGAGGTATTTTACAATATAATGAAGTAGAATATAAGATAGGTGAAGTTTATTACCTGAGTGTATTATTATCAAAATGTAGATATATGGAAAATCAAACATTTAATGTAGATTCTGTTAAAATTCAGATTATCGCACGAAAGTTTATAAGTAAGATTTCTGAAGTACTTGATATCAACTTAAATAATGATTACAACTTTTTTAATAATTTATCAGCTCATTTGGAATATATGCTGATGTCCGAATTGATACCTTATGCTGATAATACTGCAATAGCAGAAGTGATAGAAGAAAATGTTGCTGTGTTAGAGGCAGTAAAAGAATGTTTGGATGTATTTGAGAATTATAGTGATCGTATATTGCTTAATACAGAAATAGACTATATAACGATACATGTATGTACTGCTATTGAACAGAATAACAATAAAATGGAAAAATTGGAAAAAGAAATTAATCTAAATGAAGTGTTAGTAATTATTAGTACTATTATAGAAAGATACTCTGTGTCAAAAGCCGAAATAGTGATGCCAGAAATAGAAAAAGAGCTGACACAATATTTTGGTAAGACCTCTCCGAGATTACAAGAGTTGTTGTCAGCTGATCACATTAGGGTGGATATAGTGTGTAGAGATTGGAAAGATGCGATATGGAAGTCTGCAGAAATATTGTTGAATAAAAAGTATATAGATGAGAAATACATTTATGCTATGATAAATAATATAGAGAAAAATGGTCCATATATTGTGATAGCACCTGGATTTGCATTGCCTCATGAATCAATAGACAAAGGAACATTTAAAGTAGGAATGAGTTTAATTCGGCTGGCAGAAGGAGTAAATTTTGGAGCTGAAGAATTGGATCCTGTGAAATTTGTATGTTGTCTTAGTGCAATAGATTCTATTACGCATCTAAAAGCTTTTTTTAATCTAATAAATTTATTAACATTAAAAGAATTTAGAGATGACTTAAGTATTGCTGGCTCTGCAACAGAAATATTTGATATAATAAAAAGATATGAAAATAATATAAAATACTAA
- a CDS encoding site-2 protease family protein, which translates to MKKFLFSLLFIALGVALGAAILFSGLNYLLVLLLIASTILLHTIAHELGHLVFALLTGFKFVSISLCSLAIYKYPDGLKIKTFSLAGAAGFCQMCPRNSVEKTSFFLYLFGGVLANIITSLAFVALLFFVTNIYAIIFCVSAIVIGIIFATLNGIPLNLNIANDGRLLTTVYHSPENKLAYYQNLTSLTAHTHGALLSEFLAAHPVTILSPVDYSNVTKLALKFTEIAAYYERLQFDAIRSEFNKMSKYEYTLPTVIHFEYLKELLFLDIVTGNRTLTTIADGTVSIATENEETDNLYAAVSSHLKQNHLSSKRILYAYYLLYKRDDLSAAKVKADFNALAKTYPILGAIKAEQILMNYIDTKPNLNVCHIPPYIPSATNAHI; encoded by the coding sequence ATGAAAAAATTCTTATTTTCGTTGCTTTTTATCGCACTCGGCGTGGCGCTGGGCGCTGCCATATTATTTTCTGGCTTAAACTATCTACTCGTTTTATTACTTATCGCATCCACCATCTTGCTACATACTATCGCTCACGAATTAGGACATCTAGTTTTTGCTTTGCTTACAGGCTTTAAGTTTGTTTCTATAAGCCTATGCTCTCTTGCTATATATAAATATCCCGATGGCTTAAAGATCAAAACATTTAGCCTAGCCGGTGCTGCCGGATTTTGCCAAATGTGTCCTCGCAATAGCGTTGAAAAAACCAGTTTTTTCCTATACTTATTTGGAGGAGTTCTTGCCAACATAATTACGAGCCTTGCTTTTGTTGCACTACTGTTTTTTGTCACCAATATATATGCAATCATATTTTGCGTCTCTGCCATAGTCATCGGAATCATATTTGCTACTCTAAACGGAATACCTCTAAACCTCAACATAGCTAATGATGGCAGGCTACTTACAACCGTATACCATTCACCAGAAAATAAGCTTGCTTATTATCAAAATCTAACATCTCTCACAGCGCATACACATGGCGCCCTGCTAAGCGAATTTTTAGCAGCCCATCCTGTCACAATTCTTTCCCCAGTAGATTATTCTAATGTTACTAAGCTAGCATTAAAATTTACCGAAATCGCGGCATATTACGAGCGGCTACAGTTCGATGCCATTAGAAGTGAGTTTAACAAGATGAGTAAATACGAATATACTTTACCTACGGTTATACATTTTGAGTATCTGAAAGAGTTACTATTTCTCGATATCGTCACAGGCAATAGAACTTTAACCACCATAGCAGATGGCACCGTTAGCATTGCAACCGAAAACGAAGAAACCGACAACCTCTACGCCGCTGTTTCATCGCATCTAAAGCAAAATCATCTCAGTAGTAAACGCATCTTATATGCCTATTATTTACTATACAAACGCGACGACCTTTCTGCCGCAAAAGTAAAAGCTGACTTCAATGCCCTTGCAAAGACCTACCCCATTCTCGGTGCTATCAAGGCAGAACAAATTTTAATGAATTACATCGATACAAAACCCAACCTCAACGTTTGCCATATTCCTCCTTATATTCCTAGCGCAACCAATGCTCATATTTAA
- a CDS encoding PTS sugar transporter subunit IIA, whose translation MIWEELENNLVHISVDLVHISVDATTMEEVMQKVGKTFVDTGYCKETFIEALIAREKEFPTGLDIDGIGVAIPHTDISHVNRAAVAVATLKKSVTFVQMGTDDEFVQVRLVFMLAIDNPDAHLDKLEAIVAIIQDREILEKLLKSKNKIEIVEIIKAKELK comes from the coding sequence ATGATATGGGAAGAGTTAGAAAATAACTTGGTTCATATATCAGTAGACTTGGTTCATATATCAGTAGACGCAACAACGATGGAAGAGGTTATGCAAAAGGTAGGAAAAACTTTTGTTGATACAGGATATTGTAAAGAGACATTTATAGAAGCGTTGATTGCAAGAGAAAAAGAATTTCCTACAGGGTTGGATATTGATGGCATAGGGGTGGCAATTCCGCATACAGATATTAGTCATGTCAATAGGGCTGCCGTGGCTGTTGCAACGCTTAAAAAATCGGTAACATTTGTGCAAATGGGGACAGATGATGAATTTGTACAGGTGAGACTAGTGTTTATGCTAGCCATTGATAATCCAGATGCTCACCTCGATAAATTGGAGGCAATAGTGGCTATTATTCAAGATAGAGAGATACTAGAAAAACTATTAAAATCTAAAAATAAAATAGAAATTGTAGAAATTATAAAAGCAAAGGAGCTAAAGTAA
- a CDS encoding PTS galactitol transporter subunit IIC — MWEGIETGINYIVDMGASVMLPIVIAILSVLIGVKVGKAIRAGLMIGVGFVGLGLIVDLMNSQLGPAAAAMSERFGLSLSVIDIGWPGASPMTWASEIATIAIPLAIVVNIVMLTFKLTKTVNIDIWNIWHMTFTGAIAYVVTGNFWIGILGVIVHAAIAYKLGDLWAPMMVDYFELDGITVPHGTSAYMAPIACVVDEIIERIPGLNKIDITADILQEKVGILGEPITIGAILGTGVGFLAGYSAQEALPLGVQMSAVMVLMPKVVKCIMEGLLPISDRAKEIMTKKFGNSEFYIGLDPAILLGDPQVITAGLIFMPLTLLIAVLVPGNRVMPFGDLATIGFFIAIAVAVHKGNIFRTLFSGSLIMYMTIWIANQTIPWMTALATSTGSTDGTHMIAALDQGGSPITYIFTQLFTFENIIGMIVIAVIYIGSCYVAIKCSKKRMAAVNEQEE, encoded by the coding sequence ATGTGGGAGGGTATAGAAACAGGGATTAATTATATTGTTGATATGGGTGCATCTGTTATGCTTCCAATTGTTATTGCCATCCTTAGTGTACTAATTGGAGTTAAGGTAGGAAAAGCAATACGCGCAGGTTTAATGATAGGTGTAGGATTTGTGGGACTGGGTTTGATAGTGGATTTAATGAACTCGCAGTTAGGGCCCGCGGCGGCGGCGATGTCGGAGCGATTTGGTTTATCTCTGAGCGTAATTGATATAGGCTGGCCAGGAGCATCTCCTATGACTTGGGCTTCAGAAATAGCAACGATTGCTATCCCGCTTGCAATAGTGGTAAACATTGTGATGCTAACATTTAAACTTACAAAAACCGTTAATATAGATATATGGAACATTTGGCATATGACATTCACTGGTGCTATTGCTTATGTAGTGACAGGAAATTTTTGGATTGGGATATTGGGAGTTATAGTTCATGCAGCAATAGCATATAAATTGGGAGATCTGTGGGCTCCAATGATGGTAGATTATTTTGAATTGGATGGAATAACAGTGCCTCATGGAACATCTGCTTATATGGCACCTATCGCTTGTGTGGTAGACGAAATAATAGAGAGAATTCCCGGGCTAAATAAAATTGATATTACAGCAGATATACTCCAAGAAAAAGTGGGTATACTAGGAGAGCCGATTACAATAGGCGCAATATTGGGAACAGGCGTTGGATTTTTAGCAGGATATTCTGCTCAAGAAGCATTGCCATTGGGTGTGCAGATGTCGGCAGTAATGGTATTGATGCCGAAAGTTGTAAAATGTATTATGGAGGGTTTGCTTCCGATATCAGATCGTGCAAAAGAAATTATGACAAAAAAGTTTGGGAATTCAGAATTTTACATAGGATTAGATCCTGCAATATTGTTAGGAGATCCGCAAGTGATAACAGCTGGTCTAATTTTTATGCCACTAACACTTTTAATCGCCGTATTAGTGCCTGGAAACAGAGTTATGCCATTTGGTGATTTAGCAACTATCGGATTTTTTATTGCAATAGCTGTTGCAGTGCATAAGGGAAATATTTTTCGTACCCTATTTTCGGGTTCACTAATTATGTATATGACAATATGGATTGCAAATCAAACAATACCATGGATGACGGCACTGGCAACATCTACAGGAAGTACTGATGGAACTCATATGATAGCAGCATTGGATCAAGGTGGAAGTCCAATAACATATATTTTTACGCAGTTATTTACGTTTGAAAATATAATAGGAATGATTGTAATCGCTGTGATATATATTGGAAGTTGCTATGTTGCGATTAAGTGTTCCAAAAAACGAATGGCGGCAGTAAATGAACAAGAAGAATAA